In Kineosporia sp. NBRC 101731, the DNA window AGGGCGGTGTCGTCGACGTCGTCCAGCGCGGACATCGCGTCGACCAGCATCGAGGCCCGCCGGATCGTGGCCTCGACGGTGAGTTCGGTGGTCAGTTCGTCGTAACGGTGATCGCCCAGCTCGGTGGCCTCTTCGGGTGCGGCCTCGAGCAGGGCGTCCAGCACCTTCGTGGCGGCGTCACGGAATCTCGCGGTCACGATCGGGTCATCGTCCTGCTGCTCGCGCATGCACCCCATCGTGCCGCACGATCAGGCCAAGAACCCGCTCAGAGCAGGATTTACCAGCGGTTGCCGGTGATTCGCTCATAGACGTCGACGTAGAGGGCGCGGGTCTTCTCCACGATCTGCGCGGGGATCTCGGGGCCGGGATAGGTCTTGTCCCAGCCACTGGCCAGCGACCAGTCTCGGACAAACTGCTTGTCCCACGACTGCTGCGGGCCGCCCGGGGCCCAGGTGTTGGCCGGCCAGAACCGCGAGGAGTCGGGAGTCAGCACCTCGTCGCCGAGCACCAGCTCACCGGCGGCGTCGATCCCGAACTCCAGCTTGGTGTCGGCGATGATCACACCGCTGCGGGCGGCGATCTGCGCGCCCCGGGTGTAGACGGCCAGCGTCAGCTCCCGCAGCCGGTCGCTGAGGTCGGCGCCCTGCTGGGCCACCACCTCGTCGAAGGTCATGAACTCGTCGTGACCCTCGGTGGCCTTCGTGGTCGGTGTGAACACCGGCGCGGGCAGCTTCGACGCCTCCACCAGGCCCTCGGGCAGCGCGAGACCGGAGATGGCACCGTCGCGGCGGTACTCCTGCAGGCCGAGGCCGGCCAGGTAGCCGCGGGCGATGCATTCCACGGGCACCATGGTCAGTTTCTTGCAGCGCACGGCCCGGCCGGCCCACTCCGGCGGCACGTCGGTGCCGGAGATGATGTGGTTCGGGACAACGTCTTTGATCTGCTCGAACCACCACAGCGAGAGCTGCGTGAGAATCGCGCCCTTGTCCGGGATCGGCGTCGGCAGGATCACGTCGTAGACCGACATCCGGTCGGAGGCGACCAGGATGATGTCGTCGCCGTCGGCGTAGACCTCACGCACCTTGCCGGAGTGGAGCAACTGCGGGCTCATCTAGAACTGCCTTTCCTCATCGCGCAGAGGAGCCCAACTTACTGTGACGGCGGGACCAGCCGGCCCAGAGCCGCCCGCAGCGTGGCCTCGGCGTCCTGCCCCGACACCCGGGCCAGCACCACCAACCGCAACAGGGCCTCCGCCAGCTCGTCGCCTTCGGCCGCCTTCTCCACGGCCTCGTCCAGGTCGGCCCCGGCCCGGGACAGCCGGCCGATCATCTTCTGCGCCTTGGCGAGGGCCGGCAGCGTGGCCGGGATGCCCTCGAAGCCCTGGCGGCCGGCTTTCTCCGCCGCCTTCAGAACCTCCCACGACGCCTCGGCATCCTGCGCCGAACCAGCCGATTCGTCACCGAACACGTGGGGATGGCGCCGGATCAGCTTGGCCACGATCCCGGCGGCGACCTCGTCGATGCCGAAGCCCGCCTCCTCCTCCGCCATCCGGGCGTGGAACACCACCTGCAGCAACAGGTCGCCGAGCTCTTCCTGCACGTGGGCGGGGTCACCGGCCTCGACCGCCTCGATCACCTCGTGCGTCTCCTCCAGCAGGAACGGCAGCAGCGAGGTGTGCGTCTGCTCGCCGTCCCAGGGGCAGCCCCCGGGTGAGCGCAGCGTGTCCATCACCGCGACCAGGTCCAGGAGCCGCGAGCCAGGCACGTCATACGAGCCGGTCAGCACCTCCACCTCGGGCGGCGGCTGCGACCCGGGCACAACGGCACGGCGCGACAGGTGCTCGGCCAGGGCGTCGGTCAGGCCGGGGTCGCCGTCCTCGCTCCCCCACCACACCAGCTCCTGCCCGGCGCAGGCGTCTTCCACCAGCCGGCCGGCACGCTCGGCCACCGGCACCGTGGCGACGTCTTCCGGCGTCACCCCGGCCGCGGCCAGAGCCTCCAGCCAGGCGGGATCCGGGTCGACGGCCAGCACCGCACCGGCCGACCGAAGCCGGTCCCAGGCAGCGAAACTCAGCAGTCCGGGCGCGGTGCGTGGGCTGGTCAGCAGGATGGTGACGCGCCCCGCGTCCAGCGGGGCCTGATCGTCGCGACCCACTACGGCGCAGGCGTCTGCGTCGGAGCGTCTGTCGGTGCAGCGGCGTCCGGGCTCTCGGTCGGGGCCGTCTGCTCGGTGGGTGCGGTCGGCTCAGAGCCCTCCGTGGGCGCCGGGGCGGTTGCCGCCGGCGTCGCGGTGCTCTTCAGCCAGTTCGGCTGCGCCTGGGTGATGGTGAACGTGGTGTAGTCGATGCCGTTGCCGTAGCGCGGGTTGATGTGGACGCCCGCCTTCTTCAGCTTCTGCTCGATGGTCGAGTAGGTCGCCGTGATCTCCGCGGTGCTGCGGTCGGTCTGCAGGGCGGTGTTGGAGAGGTTGGCCTTCCACACCTCCAGCCCGGCCTCGCTCAGGTCGGCCTCCTTCACCGTGCCGGACGAGGCGAAGTCGAGCTTGGCGTCCTCGTCGGACACCCCGCGCCCGAGATCGGACGCGGCCTGGCTCAGGTACGGCTCCAGGATCAGCAGATTCAGGATCTGGGCCTGGGTGATGCCGGCATCCTGCCCGACCAGCGGCACGATGTCGCTGAACCCGTCCTGCACATCCCCGACAGCGATACGGCGTTCACCGATCACCGCGGCGGCACCCGCCTGACTGCCGGAACAGCCGGAGAGAGTCACGGCAAGAACGGCGGCCGCTCCGGCCACAAGAGCGCCCATACGGCGCGGCGTCGCGATCACGCACGAAATGCTATCGCCCGGGCACGACGCGTGGGCAGCTAAGGTCACCCCAACCTCCTGCGTGATCATGCAAATCCCCCAGCCTTCGGCCGGGAGGTGCCCCCACTCCCCGGAGCTCCTGAACTCCCGGCGTCACAGTTCTAGAACTCCGGGGAGGTTTTGCATGATCACGAACAAAAAATGGGGAGGGGAGGGGAGGGGACGGACGGGCGGGCGGGCACCTTGGGTGCCCACCCGCGTCCTCAATTCGCTGTCAGCTATCTGCTCGCGGCCGACGCCGCCGCCTTCACCGACGCCATCAGCACCGACTCGATGAACTCCCGCGCCCAGGAGAGCACCGCGACGTCACGCAGCGGCCGGCCGCCGATGCGCGCCGTGGTCGGGGCGGGCACCAGCACCGTCTTCGTGGCGGGCTTGTCCTGCGTGCCCGGGTAGAGACGGTGCAGCCGCATGCGGGCCGAGTCGGGCAGGTCGATCGGGCCGAACCGGATCGCCTTGCCCATCGTGGCGATCTCGGTGAGCCCGGCCTGACGGGCCAGGATGCGCAGCCGGGCGACCTCGAGCAGGTTCGTCACCACGTCGGGGATCGGGCCGTAGCGGTCGACCAGCTCGGCCTTCACCGCGTCCAGCGCCTCGTCCGAACCGACCTCGGCCAGCTTGCGGTAGGCCTCCAGACGCAGGCGCTCGTCGGGCAGGTAGGTGGTGGGCAGGTGTGCGTCCACCGGGAGATCGATCTTGACCTCCTGGTGCTCCTGCTCGTTGTCGCCGCGGTACTCCGCGACCGCCTCGCCGACCAGCCGGATGTACAGGTCGAACCCGACACCCGCGATGTGCCCGGACTGCTCGCCGCCGAGCAGGTTGCCCGCGCCGCGGATCTCCAGGTCTTTCATCGCCACGCGCATGCCGGCACCCAGGTCGGTGTTCGCCGCGATCGTCTGGAGCCGGTCGAGAGCCGTTTCGGTGAGCGGCTTCTCGGGCGGGTAGAGGAAGTAGGCGTAGGCCCGCTCGCGACCCCGGCCGACCCGGCCCCGCAGCTGGTGCAGCTGCGAGAGACC includes these proteins:
- a CDS encoding MazG family protein; the encoded protein is MGRDDQAPLDAGRVTILLTSPRTAPGLLSFAAWDRLRSAGAVLAVDPDPAWLEALAAAGVTPEDVATVPVAERAGRLVEDACAGQELVWWGSEDGDPGLTDALAEHLSRRAVVPGSQPPPEVEVLTGSYDVPGSRLLDLVAVMDTLRSPGGCPWDGEQTHTSLLPFLLEETHEVIEAVEAGDPAHVQEELGDLLLQVVFHARMAEEEAGFGIDEVAAGIVAKLIRRHPHVFGDESAGSAQDAEASWEVLKAAEKAGRQGFEGIPATLPALAKAQKMIGRLSRAGADLDEAVEKAAEGDELAEALLRLVVLARVSGQDAEATLRAALGRLVPPSQ
- a CDS encoding phosphoribosylaminoimidazolesuccinocarboxamide synthase, translated to MSPQLLHSGKVREVYADGDDIILVASDRMSVYDVILPTPIPDKGAILTQLSLWWFEQIKDVVPNHIISGTDVPPEWAGRAVRCKKLTMVPVECIARGYLAGLGLQEYRRDGAISGLALPEGLVEASKLPAPVFTPTTKATEGHDEFMTFDEVVAQQGADLSDRLRELTLAVYTRGAQIAARSGVIIADTKLEFGIDAAGELVLGDEVLTPDSSRFWPANTWAPGGPQQSWDKQFVRDWSLASGWDKTYPGPEIPAQIVEKTRALYVDVYERITGNRW